From the Sphingomonas aliaeris genome, one window contains:
- the tolB gene encoding Tol-Pal system beta propeller repeat protein TolB, whose amino-acid sequence MLHFRYSALAVALCLAGPAVAQTPAAPAPQPQTPPAAGAQSDELVVDVVGGISAPLGIAIPPMPAAVVTDTAAGRTDELGRQLSQIVTNDLRNSGLFNPAGAQAMKAVEFGEVTAPVFDYWANARVSALVQGFVRGNGDGTLTVGCYLYDVFSRAELARQGFVVQPSDWRRAGHKCADMVYAKLTGEGPYFDSRMVYVSETGPKGKRIKRLAIMDQDGANHRFLTNGQSIVLTPRFAPNQQSIVYMSYLNERPAIYVYDIGSGRQRLLVNNPNLTFAPRVSPDGKWVLFSMAVAGNTDLYRVPMSGGSPQRLTDSPGIDTGGSYSPDGRRIVFESDRSGGQQIYTMNADGSGQQRISFGGGRYATPTWSPRGDLIAFTKIQGNFRIGIMSPSGGGEKLLTDDWQDEGPSWSPNGRVLSFYRQGQGGGGRADLWSVDLTGVNQRKIPTQLDGSDPGWGPLRP is encoded by the coding sequence ATGCTCCATTTTCGATATTCGGCCCTCGCCGTCGCGCTGTGCCTCGCAGGTCCCGCCGTTGCGCAAACGCCTGCCGCGCCCGCACCACAGCCGCAGACACCGCCTGCGGCCGGCGCGCAATCCGACGAACTGGTGGTCGATGTCGTCGGCGGCATCTCCGCGCCATTGGGCATCGCGATCCCGCCGATGCCGGCCGCTGTCGTCACCGATACCGCCGCCGGGCGAACCGACGAGCTGGGGCGGCAATTGTCACAGATCGTGACCAACGACCTCAGGAATTCCGGCCTGTTCAATCCGGCCGGCGCGCAGGCGATGAAGGCGGTCGAATTCGGCGAAGTGACCGCGCCCGTGTTCGATTATTGGGCGAATGCCAGGGTGTCGGCGCTGGTGCAGGGCTTCGTCCGCGGCAATGGTGACGGCACGCTGACCGTCGGCTGCTATCTTTACGACGTCTTCTCCCGTGCCGAACTGGCTCGGCAGGGCTTCGTCGTTCAGCCATCCGACTGGCGTCGCGCCGGACATAAATGCGCCGACATGGTCTATGCCAAGCTGACGGGTGAGGGCCCGTATTTCGACAGCCGCATGGTCTACGTGTCGGAGACGGGTCCGAAGGGCAAACGCATCAAGCGGCTCGCGATCATGGATCAGGACGGTGCCAATCACCGGTTTCTGACCAACGGTCAGTCGATCGTGCTGACGCCGCGCTTCGCGCCGAACCAGCAGTCGATCGTCTATATGAGCTATCTGAACGAACGGCCGGCCATCTATGTCTATGATATCGGATCGGGGCGGCAGCGCCTGCTGGTCAACAATCCGAACCTGACCTTCGCGCCGCGTGTTTCGCCGGATGGGAAATGGGTCCTGTTCTCGATGGCAGTCGCCGGGAATACCGATCTCTACCGCGTGCCGATGTCTGGTGGATCGCCGCAACGGCTGACGGACAGCCCCGGTATCGATACCGGCGGCAGCTATTCGCCCGACGGACGCCGGATCGTCTTCGAAAGCGACCGGTCCGGCGGGCAGCAGATCTATACGATGAACGCCGACGGCAGCGGGCAGCAGCGTATTTCGTTCGGCGGCGGGCGCTATGCCACGCCGACCTGGAGCCCGCGTGGCGACCTGATCGCCTTCACCAAGATCCAGGGTAACTTCCGGATCGGTATCATGAGTCCGAGCGGTGGCGGCGAGAAACTGCTGACCGACGATTGGCAGGACGAGGGACCCAGCTGGTCGCCCAATGGCCGCGTGCTCAGTTTCTACCGTCAGGGACAGGGCGGCGGT